The nucleotide sequence CATTTTAAATGCTAATTTAAAATGTGCTTGCTATAAGATAATTTTCTTGAATTTATCAGGAAACAAGAACTCTGAAATCATGGCGGGGAAACCAAAGCTGCACTACACCAAGGGAAGGGGGAAGATGGAGTCAATCCGATGGCTATTAGCAGCTGCCGGGGTTGAGGTTTGTATCTTTCTTTGATAGGGTCATAAGATTAATCTGTGATTAAAGTAAGTATTCTTTGAAAACATTTCCCAATTACGTCTATGCTTAGAGATAtgcacatcacatgttgtggtgCAGAATACTAGATTCAGTGATACACTGTCTCATGTggtttttatttaatgtattctTTGAGCAACAGTTGCCCAGTAAAAGGATTTTAACATATAAAGAGGATAGTTAAGTGTCATTTTTGAAACTTACTTTAAGCTGAGGAGATCTTAAATTGTCGTTCCAGACCAAAACTGTGTTATCTCTGAGGTTTTCTGAATGCTCATTACTTCTCCGAGTCTCATGATTGTTCTCCACTGAAAGACCATGTGTACCACATGAAAATCTTTAGAACATTATCTCCAAACAAAGTGCTTTTTATTCTTTAGTTCCTATCAGAGTGGGAGAAATCAGCAAAGCTGCAGTGCAGCTATCTACATTAACATCAGGTGAAAACCATCCTAAGGCATATTAATTTCTACATGCTATTTTTGCTTGAATACAGTGCTTTGAAATTGTTTTCTCAGAAACTATTTATATTGTGTTAGAAAGAAATGGCTTTTTAATGATGCTCAGTTGTGAATGTTGCTGATGGAGAAGCTCCAGAGCACGAGTGCTGAGGAAACGGAGATCTTTCCCTCTCTCAAATGTCCTCCTAATCGAAAAAAGCCCAACATgccagtgggggaaaaaaaggagataaaTGCTTTGTAACAGAGGCATAACTTATTAAAAATTTCTCAGTATTTCATGTGGCATCATCTACTTTTCAGTGGATGATTTGGTGTCTGTTAATTGTTCGGGCAGTCACGTAGGCTGGTCTTTATAATGAAGGAAGGGGTCTTTTTAAGTGTAAAGCATTGTATGTTACTGTGGGGTTGGGACACTCTAGTCCTGGGCTATTTGCTGGAGCAGAGATGAAGAACTGGTGTAGGGAGTCAATGCAATCATGAGAAGTATGGGGAATAGTGTGGAGAGGCGGAGTCTAGTTTCCAGACTTCCTTCCActtccccattcccttcacagTGACACAGTGTTTCCTGTTTGTGTTTTTCAGTTTGAGGAAGAATTCATAGAAAAGAAGGAAGACCTAGAAAAATTACGCAATGGTGAGTCTGTAAACTGTACCCTGAACATAAATTCACACCAATATAGTAAAAGGACAACAGTTGAGATTTTTCTAAGACCTCCAATATGATATGACCTCTAGAGAGATTTGAGAGACCTGCTTGCTTGTGAATGCTTTCATCCCTCAGAACGGGAAATGTCTTCATGTGTTACCAGGTGTCTTTCTCAGATTCAGTGTAGTACTGCAGCAGTCTGAGtcatttgctgctttttcttccctAGATGGATCCCTGATGTTCCAGCAAGTGCCCATGGTAGAGATtgatgggatgaagatggtgcaGAGCAGAGCCATCCTCAGCTACATAGCAGCAAAGTACAACCTGTATGGGAAGGATCTGAAGGAGAGAGCCTGGTATGGTAACAGCGCTACCATCCTTACTAATACTCTTCTGTTGTTTCTAAAATTTGTGAGAAGAATATTGCTTTGAAATATCTGCATGTAAAGGTGCATATACATCTGCCAGTGCTTTGTCTCCTTGGATCCAGGGATTGGATGAATGGACTTTCTGATGgataaatataataatataataatataataataaaggctaagtttgccttttgtttgtttgttttactggaaAGCAGTAGTAAAAACTACAGCTGACTGcaaaaaatgaaatgtctttaAAGCGTTCTAATTTACTTATTCAAAATCTTTCACAGCTAATTTTAAAAAAGACATGTTCAGCGGCTTAATGCTACTGAAAGTTTAAGCAATATTTCCTAATATTACTTTGCTATGTAAGCTGTAGATACTTTCCATTGTCATAACTAAAAGGATAATGCAAAAGCAAAAATCCTTATTTACTCTTTTCTTAAAAACCAAGTAATGCAGAAGGTAAAGTCCTTAAATCTAAGTGACTACAACTTATTGTAAAGGGTTTATTCTGTGATAATGGAGGGGCAACTCCAGAGATCGTGGGGATTACTATGCACTGGCATGTCTGAGCTGGCAATTGGCAATTTATTGTTTGATTCTTTCATAATTAGacctcaaaactttttttttttcactagagtGGTTTGCTTATGTGGTCTTTTCTCCCACAGTATAGATAAACAGGTTATCAGTGGAAAACAGTGTGAACTCCACTTTAAATGCATTAGTTGCAGACTCTTATTTATGCCTGGCTTGTTGCCTTTTTATAAAGatctgtgctttgaaaaaaaCTGAGCTGTAATCAAAGTGGAAGAACAAGGAAGCAAACTAGTGTCTTAATGCTACATTCATTAATCAGCACTTTACTCCATTATCACTTCAGCATTGTATTTCAGGAAAATAACCAAAATGAAATGTTCAAATGataaatgttaaataaaaatatttgtttcaggaTTGACATGTATGTGGAGGGAACAACAGACCTGATGGGAATGATCATGTATCTCCCTTTTCAACCAGCTGACACAAAAGAAAAGAATCTTGCCTTGATCATTGAACGAGCTACAACCAGGTACTTTCCTGTTTATGAAAAGGTAAGTGATATATCACCAGTAGTCCACAGACAGTAAAGTGGGGTACAGGGTCGCTCCCAGCCCactcccctgtccccacacaccTCCCTTCCAGAAGGGAAGCAACAGTACAACTCTGGAACTGTATGATGGAGCCAGTATTCAGCCATGTGAAAAGAGGGCCACAAAATCATATTGGGTGGGTTTCAGTACTGAGTATCTTTGCTGTCTTCATTAAGACTCTTCAAAGAACAGATCCTACTTTTTAAACTGAGCTACTAAGCTACTCTGATAGCTCCTAGCATTTTGcataaattaataatttaaatacCTGTGCCAGATTTCAGAACTTATTGTTTGAAAGCATATATACTCTTGCTGTTCAACATTAAATATAATTGGGCTTTATAGTTAAGGTcctaattctgtgatttttctcaaACTCATTGCTTAAACATGTTCTACTTACAGACTATTACTGTCTTTTTCTGAATTACTATTTGGGCATCCTTAGGTATGCACAAAGAGGCTCTGCAAACAAGATAGATGTATTATAGCTTAAAAGCATAAAGCAATTATTTACTGGCTTGCATGTGCTCAAGAGTTGGCCTCTGATGAGCTGCATGAAGCATTGGTATGCTTGCTGCCCCAGTAGAGCACATGCAGAGTCTGGCTAGGGAAGACTTGGTCAGGAGGGGACGGGTTGTTCTGTGCTTCTCCCTGGAATGTAGGCTGGGTGTTACTTAGTTGCCATTTTCTACCAACTTGCTGTTTGTTCTggtgctttctttttcctttcaggatattttaatttttgtgtgtgtattaacATTCTCCTGTTTGAATTGAGCCAGCTGTGATCCTAATCTCACTATCCTACTTCTGTTTGTAGTTTTACCTTTTGTACCTGGTATAGTTGTACTATACAGACTCTCACAGTGCTTTTTCAGAGCGTAGCAGTCTCCTTGGAAGTCTGTGCTAAACATACAAAGCTGTGTTGTTTCAGAGCTGGGCCAGGCTTCTAGCTTGAATCCTTGGTTCACAGGCAGCTGAAGTCCATTCAAAAAATACAGGACTTGATGCAATTTCATGTTGCTCTTTATCAGAGCCTTGAATTGCACAAGTGAAACCCACAGAGGCTgccctgtgaaaaaaaaaaagcgcacatAAGTGACATAAGCCAGCACTCCGGTAGTCAGAATTCACACAGATCCACGGCCATACCAATGGAAGGCAGTGCTGAGAGAGGTTGATTGTACGTGCTGATCTTTGCATCCCCCGTGGTAAGGCTGTCTGTTACCTGGCTGAGGAAGTTATCCTCAGTGCACTCCAGGAGTTTCCTGGATTACTTACAGCTCGCTGggctacttttccagcagatgttgggGTGGTTAAAGTCCCTGCGCAGGAAAAGAGCCTGCAAGTGCGATGCCTCTTGTAGCTGGTGTGAGAAGGCTTCATCAGTCGTCTCCCCCGATCAGGCagcctgtagtagacaccaacCATAAGGTTCCCGTTGTTGCCCTggtctctgattcttacccataagcttTCGACCTGCTTGTGGTTATTCTTCAGGGACAGGTCTTCACCACTATCCAACTCCTGATGTAGAGGACAACCCCTCCACCCCTCCATCCTCatctgtcccttctgaacagcctgtagccattGATCACCACACTCCACTCATGGGatccatcccaccaagtttcagtaatggcaaCTAGCTTGTAGCCTTCTAGCAGCAtggtggcttccagctcctcccgtttgttgcccatgctgcatgcattggtgtagagGCTCTTCAG is from Patagioenas fasciata isolate bPatFas1 chromosome 3, bPatFas1.hap1, whole genome shotgun sequence and encodes:
- the LOC136099275 gene encoding glutathione S-transferase; amino-acid sequence: MAGKPKLHYTKGRGKMESIRWLLAAAGVEFEEEFIEKKEDLEKLRNDGSLMFQQVPMVEIDGMKMVQSRAILSYIAAKYNLYGKDLKERAWIDMYVEGTTDLMGMIMYLPFQPADTKEKNLALIIERATTRYFPVYEKALKDHGHDYLVGNKLSWADIHLLEAILMVEECKPDVLSAFPLLQAFKGRTSNIPTIKKFLQPGSQRKPPPDEKFIANVKKIFNM